The DNA window GATAGATCGAACACCCCCGAATCGCATCGGTAGGACGCGCAGGAGAGAAAGGCCTTGGAGAAAAACGACGACCGGAGCGAAGACTCCGCCTTGGGACCTACCATGGAGTTGAAACCTGGAAGAAGGCTGCCTCCTACGCATTCCACGTTGAACCCCGGCGCTCCCGCCAATATCTCCAGCGCCTTAAGGCCGTTGGTGACTATATGTAGCCTGGTGAAGCGACTCACCAGCAGTTCGGCCAGAAAATAACAGGTCGTGCCAGCCCCGAGAAAGACGACGTCGTTGTCGTTTATGTATTCCATAGCCTTGATAGCCAGAGATCTCTTCACGTCCACGTTTACGTGAAGTCGTCTGGCGAAAGACTGTTCCGCCCCGCTGGGGCTCGACTGAAGTCTCACAAAACCGTATCCCGATGAGATCTTCCCCAGCGAAATCAGGTCCTTTATATCCCTTCTTATGGTGACCAGAGATACCGACAGATCCTCCGCAAGATCGGCCGGCTTAGCGCTGCCCTTTCTGTGAAGGACCTCAAGTATAGCTTTCCGTCTATCCTCTTTTGCGCCCAAGAGTCCGACTCTCCCTTCATAATACCCTGTCTTATTCACACCTTTATCTTGATCATTATAACGCCGAGTTGACATCGTCTCTCCATCGAGATGATTACTTCTTGAAACATCGAACTTTCACTCGCTGAAGCAGTTGACTTTTGATTTTTCAGACGATATTATGTATCCAGTAACGAATACACTATATGGACACGTTCCAAAAGGAGGAATCGTCATCTTGAAAAGAGCAGCTTTAGCTATCCTGACGGCATTTATCGTGATCCAAGCGGCGGCCTGTTACGCAACGGGACCAAGAGACATAGTGATAGGGTTGGCGGGAGACGCCTACTCGTTGGATCCCTACCCTCTCAACGAGACGATCACCAACGCACTGAACTACCACATATTCGACAGACTGGTGGAGCCGGACAAGAACCTACAGCCCCTCCCGGGACTTGCCGAGAGCTGGGAGATCTCCGACGATTCCAGAACCTGGATCTTCCACCTAAGGAAGGACGTCAAATTCCACAACGGCAACGATTTCACCGCCGACGACGTGATTTTTTCCTTCGACCGCTCCAAGAGAAGCGGGAAGTCGGCCTTCACCTACTGTCTCTCAACAGTGGAAAGCTATGAAAAACTGGACGATCACACCCTAAAGGTAGTGTGCAAGGATCCCAACGCCCTTCTATTGGCCCACCTCAAGGATCTAGCCATAATGGACGAGGAAAGCTGCAAGGGCAAGGAAGACGACTGGATCGCCCTTCATCCCAACGGAACCGGTAGGTACATACTGGAGGAACACCTTAGAGGAGACAGGCTTGTCCTCGTCAGAAACGAGATTTACTGGGGAGAAAAGCCCGCACCGGAGAAAGTCACCTTCAAGCCCATCACCAACGAAGGCACCAGGACCGCCAACATGTTGTCCGGAGCGGCCGATCTGGTGGTGGACATCCCTGTCAGGGACGTAAAGATACTTGAGCGAAACAAGAGGATATCGGTACTGTCCGAGCCTAGCCTCAGGGTAATATATCTCAACCTGGCAGGATGGACCGACAAACCGTCGGTGGACACTAAGATGCCCCTGATATCTCCGGACGGATCGAATCCCTTTAAGAACAGAAAGGTTCGGGAAGCTATTTACAGAGCCATCGACGAGGACGAAATAATCGATAAGGTGATGAACGGCTTTGCCGAACCTGCAGCCACCTATATCCCCGAGGGCTTCAACGGCTACAACGGTGACATCAGAAGACTGTCCTACGCCCCCAAGACGGCGGAAAAACTTCTGGACGAGGCGGGATATCCCAGACAGAAAGACGGCTATCGTTTCGAAGTAACCCTCGATGCCTCCAACGACCGCTACATAAACGACGGAGCCATCGCCGGGGCAATCGCCGGATACCTTGAGAAAGTGGGAATAAAGGTAAACCTGAACCTGATGTCCAGGACTGTATTCTTCTCCTACATAAGTACATCCAACAAGACCGGCGACAACACCCATCTCTGCATGACCGGATGGGCCGACTCCGGCGGCGAGAGCGCGTTGATGGCTCTGGATCTGGTATATAGCATACGGCAGGACGGACCAGTCAAGGAAGGCTACGGAGGGGTCAACAGGGGTTACTATCTCAACCCCGAGGCGGACAGACTGGTAGACCTGGCGATGTCGACATCCGATCCGGAGGAGAGGGCAAAGATCATGAGAGGTGTATGGGCCATGGCCGCCGAGGACGTATCCTACATCCCCCTGCATTTCCAAAAGGACATCTACGCCTGCAACGATCGCATCGTCTACCATCCCAGGAAAGACAAGTACGTCTATGCCTGGGACGTAGAGTTCAAGGACTGAGCTGCCGATTCTAAATAAACCCGACCGCCACGGCGGAGTCTTCCCGTTCAGGAGGATCCGCCGTGGTGTCTATCGCAACCACGGAGGTTGACAGTGTTCAGATTTATAGTTAAGAGGATTGGACAGCTGTTTCTGGTGCTGTTCGCAGTCTCCCTCATAGTGTTCATCTTCACCAGCGTCATGGGGAATCCGGTATATCTGATGGTCCGGGAGAACGCCACCGAGGCGGAGATCCAGGCGGTCACCCAATATCTGGGATTGGATAAATCGTTACCGACCCAGTACTGGATCTTCGTTAAGAACGCCTTGTCGGGAGACTTCGGTAAATCCTATATGTACCACCTGCCGGCTTTGGGACTCATAGTCGAGAGGTTCCCTGCAACCTTAGAGATAGTTTCTGTAGCCCTTTTGCTATCCGCTTTCATTGGCATTCCCCTAGGAGTAATATCCGGAGCCTACCCCAAGAACCCCTTCAGCAAGGGAGTCATGGCCTTTTCCATAGCGGGAATATCCATGCCCTCCTTTTGGATAGGCATGGTTCTGATATTCCTTTTCGGCATTTTTCTTGGAGTGCTTCCCGTCTCCGGCAGAGGGGAGACCGCCGAGTTTCTGGGCATATCGACGAGCCTGGCCACGTGGGACGGATGGATGCATATACTGCTACCGTCGGTGACCCTGGCCCTGGGCAACATAGCCACGATAATAAGGCTGACCCGTTCGGGGATGCAGGAAAACATGAGACAGGACTACGTAAAGTTCGCCAGGGCAAAGGGAGTACCCCGAAGAAAGGTGTTGTTCGGCCACGCCCTGAAGAACACCCTCATCCCGGTGGTGACCATCTTCGGTCTACAGATGGGGAGTCTCATAGCCTTCACGACCATAACCGAGACCATCTTCGCCTGGCCCGGTATGGGCAAACTGCTGATAGACGCCATAAACAGCGCCGATCGTCCGATAATAGCGGCATATATACTCTTCGTGGCGGTCATGTTCGTCTTCATCAACTTCGTGGTGGACATCATGTACGTGTTCATAGATCCCAGGATAGATCTACAGTGAGGAGGACCAAATGGCTGAAGCGACGAAAAAGGGGATCCTGACGGATCTTAGAAAGACCGAATTCTTCCACAACTACATCCGATCCACTTCCGGCATGGTCGGGTCCATCCTGGTTATCTCGGTCCTCCTCATAGCCGTATTGGGGCCTCTATGGACGGTTCAAAATCCCTACGACATAGCGACATTGGAGCTCAAGAACGCCTATAAACCGCCTATGTGGCTAGAAGGGGGATCCCCCGACTTCCCTCTCGGAACGGACCAACAGGGGCGAGATATGCTGAGCACTATCGTCTACGGAAGCAGGGTCTCCCTCTTCATCGGGCTTGCGGGAACCGCTTTGGCCAGCGTCATAGGGATATTCCTGGGGCTGGTAGCGGGCTACTTCGGAGGCAAGGTGGACAACGTGATAATGAGGATAGCGGACATACAGCTTTCATTTCCGACAATGCTGATAGCCCTGTTCCTCATGTCCGTCCTGGGGAGGGGTGTGGTAAACATACTGATATCCCTGACTCTGGTGGGCTGGGTCAGATACGCCAGAACCGTCCGAGGCGAGACCCTTTCGGTCAAGAAAAACGAGTACGTCGAAGCAGCTAAGGTTATAGGGCTTCCTCACCGCAGGATACTTTTCCGACACATAATGCCCAACGTTTTCGCATCCATCATAGTCCTCTCAACAATACAGGTCGGATCATTCATACTTACCGAAGCCAGCCTGAGCTTTCTCGGCCTGGGAGTACCTCTTACCCGGCCGTCCCTGGGAATGCTGTGCAACAACGGATTCTCGGTGCTCTACAGCGGCCTTTGGTGGGTCTCGATCCTCCCGGGGCTCTACATCATGGTCATAGTGTTCGGCACCAACCTCCTCGGTGATTTCCTGAGAGACGAGCTGAACCCAAAGTTAAAGTGACGGGAGGAAAATCGATATGGCTGGAAGGCTCCTAAAAGTGAAGGACCTTAGAACCTACTTCCACACGTTCAAGGGGACCGTCAGGGCAGTGGACGGAGTGTCCTTCTACGTGGATCATGGAGAGATCCTTGCCATAGTGGGAGAATCCGGAGGGGGCAAATCAATCACGGGATTCTCTGTCATAAGATTGATAGATGAGCCGGGACGGATAGAATCGGGCTCAATCGAATTCGACGGCACCGATCTCATGAAGCTCTCCGAGAGAGAGATGAACCGCGTGAGGGGAAGGGATATCTCCATGATCTTCCAGGACCCCATGACCTCTTTGAATCCGGTATACACCATAGGCAAACAGCTGGACGAAACTCTGATGCTTCACACCGACATGGACGGCAAGACAAGAAAGAAGGCATCAATGGAACTTCTGAGATCCGTAGGTATATCCAACCCGGAGAAAAGACTCAGCGCCTACCCGCACCAGTTCAGCGGAGGAATGAGACAGAGGGTGGTCATAGCCATAGCCTTAGCGGCGGATCCCAAACTCGTGATAGCCGACGAACCGACCACCGCTCTGGACGTGACTATACAGGCCCAGATCCTAAGGCTGATGTCCGACATGGTCAAAAACAGGGGAAGATCCCTGATACTGATAACCCACGACCTGGCGGTGGTGTCCGAGATGGCCGACCGGGTCAACGTGATGTACTGCGGTAAGATCGTGGAGACCGGGACCACGAGGACCGTCATAGACAAAAGCGCCCATCCCTACACCAGGGGACTAATAGGCTCCATACCGGACCTGGATAGAGACAAAAAGAGGCTGGACACCATAAAGGGGATCGTTCCCAATATGTTCGATCTGCCCGAAGGCTGTCGCTTCGCCCCCAGATGCCCCTTCGCCCGAGCCATATGTGACGAAAAGGAACCGCCTCTGGTCGAGGTTGCGGAGGGACACCTGGCGGCATGCCATTTTCCACTCGGAGAGGAGAGCCTGTAGATGGAACCCCTTCTGGACGTACGGGATCTGGTTCAGAGTTTCGACCTGAACCCCGATCTTCTCAGCAAAATAACCTTCGACAAGGGACGGCCTACGATAAAAGAGAGGATCGTCAAGGCGGTGAACGGGATAAGCTTTTCCGTGAAAAAGGGGAAGGTCTTCAGCATAGTGGGAGAGTCGGGCTGCGGAAAATCCACCGCGGCAAGGACGGTAATAAAGCTGATAGAGCCGAAATCGGGAAATATAACCTACGACGGCAGGGACATAACCGAGCTTTCCAGAGAGGAGATGCTCCCTCTCAGAAAGAGGATGCAGATGATATTCCAGGATCCCTATGCGTCCCTAAACCCCAGACAGAGGGTCTTGGACATACTGACCGAGCCGATGCTGTTTCATAGAACTTCATCCTCCGTTGCAGAGGCGAGGGAAAAGGCCATGAAGCTGCTTAAACGGGTCGGGATCAGGGCGGAACAGGGATCCAGATACCCCCATCAGTTCAGCGGAGGTCAGAGACAGAGGATAGGCATAGCCAGGGCCCTGGCGGTGGAACCGGAGCTGATAATAGCGGACGAACCGGTATCGGCACTGGACGTCTCCATACAGGCCCAGATACTGAACCTGCTGATGGACCTTAAGGACGAACTATCTCTCTCCTATCTTTTCATAGCCCACGACCTCTCTGTGGTCAAACACATAAGCGACGAGATAGCCGTCATGTACCTGGGATACATCGTGGAAAAGGGGGACAAACGACAGATATTCTCGAACCCGTCGCATCCATACACCAGGGCGCTGTTCTCAGCCATCCCCAGGATATCCGGGAAGACCTCCGACACAGAGGACCTTCCTAAGGGAGAGATTCCAAGCGCGATAGACCTTCCCTCCGGATGTCCGTTTCACGGAAGATGCAAGGAGGCCATGCCTCTTTGCTCCCGACTGAGACCAGAGGCACAAGAGATGGAGCCGGGACATGTCGTCTCGTGCCACCTGATAAAATCGCAGAGTTGAAGGCTCGAAAACACAAAAAAGCGGCGGTCCCTAGGGACCGCCGCTTTTTGAGACTAGATTAGAAAAGGTTTAAACAGGCGTAACGTTCGAAGCCTGGGGACCCTTCTGTCCGTTCTCGATGGTGAAGGTCACAGCCTGACCCTCATCAAGGGTCTTGAAGCCGTCGACGTTGATGGCGCTAAAATGGACGAAGTAATCCTTTCCGTCCTCACCGGTGATAAACCCATAGCCCTTTGTGCCGTTAAACCATTTCACTGTTCCCTGAGTCAAGGTGTTGCCTCCTAAAATGTTTTTTGCCGCTACCATTTCTGCGACAAACAAAGTCTACTTCAATCCCATCCACTTGTCAACAACTTTTATAAGATTTTGTAAAAATATTTTTATTTAACCCAAAGTTATTTTAAGTCTTCAGAGAGCCCTTCCAAGAAAAAAACTGAGACACCCCGAACCAACTGGATATATGATATCGTTTCCTAAACAAGATCCAGGAGGAGAGAAATGAGACTTATACTTTATAACGTGAGATACGGCACCGGGACGGGACTCTCCTACCATGTGCCAGCGCCCTTTTCCGGGAACTTCCGAAGATCGACCGGACGGTTCAAACGGATAACCGATTATCTTATGAACCTCTCTCCAGATATAATCGGACTGGTGGAGGTTGACGGAGGTTCATACCGCCACGAGGGAAACTGCCAAGCTGAGACGGCAGCTTCGTCGATGGGAGGCCATCATCGTTTCGCGGTTAAATACGGCGAGAGGATCTCTCGGTTACCGGTTTTAAGATCCCAGGGAAACGCCATAATATCAAGGCTAGCCCCGATCAAAACCGACTGCCATGATCTGGGCAGAGGGATGAAGAGAAACGCCCTTGAGGTCGTCTACGGCGACTTCTCCCTGGTTCTAGTGCACCTTTCTCTGGGCAGCAGAAGCCGTCGTCACCAGATCCGAGCACTGAGGGACCTCTGCTCAGCCAGAGAAAGACCTCTCATACTGGCCGGAGACTATAATACCCTATCCGGGCCGGAGGAACTGGCTCCTCTCAGAGAGACGGGAATGGCCAGCGTAAACGAACTCGGGCTTCCCACCTATCCATGTAGAAGGCCCCGAAAGGAACTGGACTTCGTTCTGATCTCCGAGGAGATATCAACCAAGGGTTTTTTCATCCCTGACGTACGTTTTTCCGACCACCTTCCACTCATATGTGACCTCGAAATTTCCCATTGAAAAGGAGTTGAGCCATTGCCATGCCTCTTAGCACCGTACTGACCGATCACCATCTCTGGCTGTTGATATTGGGGATACATAACGTCTCCTCCTGGATGATAAGGGTTACCATGCTGGCTGTTGTTCCCATGAGACACACCCCGGGAGCCGCCATGGCCTGGCTGGTGGTCATCTTTTTCTGGCCCTGGCCATGCCTGCTGCTGTACCTGGCCATGGGGTCCAACCTTCTGCCTCAGAGAAGACTGAAGAGACATCAGAGACTCCTCAGAGAGCTGTCTACCGTGAGAATAAGGTGTCACCAGACACTGTGCGCTCTGTCACCGGAGCTTCCGAGATCGCTACACAGAATATCCTCTCTGGCCGAGACTCTGGGACACATGGCGATAGTCGGGGGAAACGACGGGAAGCTTATATCCAAGGCGTCCGATCTCTCCTCGCTACTGGTGGGAGACATAGACGAATCTAAAGAGACCGTGGACCTGCTCTACTATATATTCTCCGACGACAACATAGGAGGCCCGGTGATAGAAGCCCTGACCAGAGCCTCCAAAAGAGGGGTTCAGTGTCGTCTTATGATAGACAGCGTCGGATCGGGCTCTCTTATAAAGGAAGGAAGGGTCGAGTGGCTAAGGGCCCAGGGAGTTTCGGTAGCGGAGGCCCTTCCGGCAAGTCTTTTCAGGAGACATGCCGCCCGATTCGACCTTAGAAATCACAGAAAGATAGCCATCGTAGACGGATCCGTGGCCTACACAGGCTCTCACAACATGATAGATCCCAGATATGGACACAGGGATCTAGTATGGCGCGATATGTCCATCAGGCTCAAGGGACCGGTGGTGAGACAGCTCCAAGCAGTTTTTCTGGAAGATTGGTTCGTCGAGACCGGAGAGGAACCGGACCTCAAACAACTCACCGCCCCGGTGGACCAGTGGGGTGACATATCGGTACAGACCGTTCCCAGCGGTCCGAACTACAGAACGGAGAACTATCAGAGACTGATAGTCAGCGCCATGCACGACGCTACAAGACGGGTGATAATAACCACCCCTTACCTCGTTCCCGACGAGAGCCTTCTCCAGGCTATGGAGGTAGCGGCCCTCAGAGGCGTCAGGGTTCAATTGATAGTCCCATCCCGAAGCGACCAGTTTCTGGTGGGACACGCAGCCAGGTCCTATTACCAGGAGCTTATGGATATGGGGATAGAGATCTACCAGTTTTCCGATGGACTACTCCACGCCAAGACCATGACGGTAGACGGGGAGCTTGCATTCTTCGGATCCAGCAACTTCGACATAAGATCCTTCGCCTTGAACTTCGAGATAAACCTAATCTTCTACGGCAAGGAGGAGGCTACCGCCATGGTGGAGGCACAGGAACGTTTTCTGGCGAAGTCGATAAGGCTCACGTCGTCCAGATGGAAGGATAGGCCCTTGGGGGTGAGAACACTGGAAAGCGCAACCAGGCTTTTCAGTCCTCTGTTATGAGAGTTATCGCCGCGATATCGACCTTGATCCTCCTGGCCGGGATAGCCTCCGCCCAGGAGGAAATCATATTCGAAAACCTATCCCTAGAGGAAGGGCTCTCCCAGACCACTGTCAGGGCTATCCTCATGGACAAGACCGGCTACATGTGGTTCGGAACGGACGGAGGTCTTAACCGATACGACGGATACGAATTCAAAATCTACCGTAAAAGATGGGGCCGAGACGACGGACTCTCGGACAACGTCGTGACCTCACTGGCAGAGGGCGAACGAGGCTATCTGTGGATAGGCACCTCCGGAGGGCTGGATCGACTGAACATGGCTACTGGAACGATAGAACACTACAGAAACGACCCTGCCGACGAAAACAGCCTGAGAGATCACGAGATAACGTCCCTCTGCGTGGACCGTTCGGGAACCCTATGGATAGGGACGACGGAAGGTCTGGAGAAGTCCATCGACATGGGCGGTGAATTCGAACATCAGAGAGATCTGCCCGAAGCCCCCGAGGAAGGGGTCAATATCTTAAAAGCCGATCGTTCCGGAGGAATTTGGATAGGGACCGACAGGGCCCTGTACAGAAAGGACGACGACGGCTACTCCCGCTACGTGATGAAAGGCTTAGGTAACGACTCGAACAGGGCCGTAACGGC is part of the Dethiosulfovibrio russensis genome and encodes:
- a CDS encoding DeoR/GlpR family DNA-binding transcription regulator; protein product: MGAKEDRRKAILEVLHRKGSAKPADLAEDLSVSLVTIRRDIKDLISLGKISSGYGFVRLQSSPSGAEQSFARRLHVNVDVKRSLAIKAMEYINDNDVVFLGAGTTCYFLAELLVSRFTRLHIVTNGLKALEILAGAPGFNVECVGGSLLPGFNSMVGPKAESSLRSSFFSKAFLSCASYRCDSGVFDLSPFTAGVKQVVVNNTKQLYLMVDSSKIGAAAPSLIASAESFGHVITDDPEMKVPQGVSVSSAS
- a CDS encoding ABC transporter substrate-binding protein, which encodes MKRAALAILTAFIVIQAAACYATGPRDIVIGLAGDAYSLDPYPLNETITNALNYHIFDRLVEPDKNLQPLPGLAESWEISDDSRTWIFHLRKDVKFHNGNDFTADDVIFSFDRSKRSGKSAFTYCLSTVESYEKLDDHTLKVVCKDPNALLLAHLKDLAIMDEESCKGKEDDWIALHPNGTGRYILEEHLRGDRLVLVRNEIYWGEKPAPEKVTFKPITNEGTRTANMLSGAADLVVDIPVRDVKILERNKRISVLSEPSLRVIYLNLAGWTDKPSVDTKMPLISPDGSNPFKNRKVREAIYRAIDEDEIIDKVMNGFAEPAATYIPEGFNGYNGDIRRLSYAPKTAEKLLDEAGYPRQKDGYRFEVTLDASNDRYINDGAIAGAIAGYLEKVGIKVNLNLMSRTVFFSYISTSNKTGDNTHLCMTGWADSGGESALMALDLVYSIRQDGPVKEGYGGVNRGYYLNPEADRLVDLAMSTSDPEERAKIMRGVWAMAAEDVSYIPLHFQKDIYACNDRIVYHPRKDKYVYAWDVEFKD
- a CDS encoding ABC transporter permease, with translation MFRFIVKRIGQLFLVLFAVSLIVFIFTSVMGNPVYLMVRENATEAEIQAVTQYLGLDKSLPTQYWIFVKNALSGDFGKSYMYHLPALGLIVERFPATLEIVSVALLLSAFIGIPLGVISGAYPKNPFSKGVMAFSIAGISMPSFWIGMVLIFLFGIFLGVLPVSGRGETAEFLGISTSLATWDGWMHILLPSVTLALGNIATIIRLTRSGMQENMRQDYVKFARAKGVPRRKVLFGHALKNTLIPVVTIFGLQMGSLIAFTTITETIFAWPGMGKLLIDAINSADRPIIAAYILFVAVMFVFINFVVDIMYVFIDPRIDLQ
- a CDS encoding ABC transporter permease, with protein sequence MAEATKKGILTDLRKTEFFHNYIRSTSGMVGSILVISVLLIAVLGPLWTVQNPYDIATLELKNAYKPPMWLEGGSPDFPLGTDQQGRDMLSTIVYGSRVSLFIGLAGTALASVIGIFLGLVAGYFGGKVDNVIMRIADIQLSFPTMLIALFLMSVLGRGVVNILISLTLVGWVRYARTVRGETLSVKKNEYVEAAKVIGLPHRRILFRHIMPNVFASIIVLSTIQVGSFILTEASLSFLGLGVPLTRPSLGMLCNNGFSVLYSGLWWVSILPGLYIMVIVFGTNLLGDFLRDELNPKLK
- a CDS encoding ABC transporter ATP-binding protein codes for the protein MAGRLLKVKDLRTYFHTFKGTVRAVDGVSFYVDHGEILAIVGESGGGKSITGFSVIRLIDEPGRIESGSIEFDGTDLMKLSEREMNRVRGRDISMIFQDPMTSLNPVYTIGKQLDETLMLHTDMDGKTRKKASMELLRSVGISNPEKRLSAYPHQFSGGMRQRVVIAIALAADPKLVIADEPTTALDVTIQAQILRLMSDMVKNRGRSLILITHDLAVVSEMADRVNVMYCGKIVETGTTRTVIDKSAHPYTRGLIGSIPDLDRDKKRLDTIKGIVPNMFDLPEGCRFAPRCPFARAICDEKEPPLVEVAEGHLAACHFPLGEESL
- a CDS encoding ABC transporter ATP-binding protein codes for the protein MEPLLDVRDLVQSFDLNPDLLSKITFDKGRPTIKERIVKAVNGISFSVKKGKVFSIVGESGCGKSTAARTVIKLIEPKSGNITYDGRDITELSREEMLPLRKRMQMIFQDPYASLNPRQRVLDILTEPMLFHRTSSSVAEAREKAMKLLKRVGIRAEQGSRYPHQFSGGQRQRIGIARALAVEPELIIADEPVSALDVSIQAQILNLLMDLKDELSLSYLFIAHDLSVVKHISDEIAVMYLGYIVEKGDKRQIFSNPSHPYTRALFSAIPRISGKTSDTEDLPKGEIPSAIDLPSGCPFHGRCKEAMPLCSRLRPEAQEMEPGHVVSCHLIKSQS
- a CDS encoding cold-shock protein; this encodes MTQGTVKWFNGTKGYGFITGEDGKDYFVHFSAINVDGFKTLDEGQAVTFTIENGQKGPQASNVTPV
- a CDS encoding endonuclease/exonuclease/phosphatase family protein; its protein translation is MRLILYNVRYGTGTGLSYHVPAPFSGNFRRSTGRFKRITDYLMNLSPDIIGLVEVDGGSYRHEGNCQAETAASSMGGHHRFAVKYGERISRLPVLRSQGNAIISRLAPIKTDCHDLGRGMKRNALEVVYGDFSLVLVHLSLGSRSRRHQIRALRDLCSARERPLILAGDYNTLSGPEELAPLRETGMASVNELGLPTYPCRRPRKELDFVLISEEISTKGFFIPDVRFSDHLPLICDLEISH
- the cls gene encoding cardiolipin synthase, translated to MPLSTVLTDHHLWLLILGIHNVSSWMIRVTMLAVVPMRHTPGAAMAWLVVIFFWPWPCLLLYLAMGSNLLPQRRLKRHQRLLRELSTVRIRCHQTLCALSPELPRSLHRISSLAETLGHMAIVGGNDGKLISKASDLSSLLVGDIDESKETVDLLYYIFSDDNIGGPVIEALTRASKRGVQCRLMIDSVGSGSLIKEGRVEWLRAQGVSVAEALPASLFRRHAARFDLRNHRKIAIVDGSVAYTGSHNMIDPRYGHRDLVWRDMSIRLKGPVVRQLQAVFLEDWFVETGEEPDLKQLTAPVDQWGDISVQTVPSGPNYRTENYQRLIVSAMHDATRRVIITTPYLVPDESLLQAMEVAALRGVRVQLIVPSRSDQFLVGHAARSYYQELMDMGIEIYQFSDGLLHAKTMTVDGELAFFGSSNFDIRSFALNFEINLIFYGKEEATAMVEAQERFLAKSIRLTSSRWKDRPLGVRTLESATRLFSPLL